The genomic region atttcatattaaacaaaatatatgtaattcatatatttttgtttaatatgtcctaataatattttacatgattagagaacatctctaattacattttaaatgtagaaataccttCTGAGTTTTCTTTGTCAGGCCATGTTTTGAAGGATGTCACCGATGTTGCCTGAAGAACTCCTTCTTCAATGTCTTCAAAGCGATCTTCAAAGCTGGACTGTATTGCTTCCAGAAACTTCTTTTTTGAACTCTTGAAGGCATCATTCTTTCCTTTCAACTCAACTCCTTCAAACCTTGCTGTGCCTTCTTCATCATACTGAATAGAATGAAGAAGTGACCCAGGTACAGGCCTGGAACATATATGAACATAAGAACAAAACCTCTTAtagaacaaaacaacaacaaaacaaaaaagtacataCCTCTCTTTCAGAGCGATCAGTATTTTTTTTGTCACTTCCAAACTGTTGTGGACATCTGCAACACTTGCATTTCGGTTCTGAAGAGTGTTGGACAAGTTGCATAGCTGTAAAAGCACATCATACATGAAACAAGCATACTGGACCATTGACAGACTTGTAGCAGCTCTGTAAAAGCATCTAGCCTTTGCTTGCTGTTCTCCTCTCACACCTTTTGCATCAGGAGATTGGACCTAGAAATAAAGTAGTATACAATACATAATTCCCCATTGctcattttttattctttctttctctctctctctctctctctctctctctctctgggatttGGTTTCTCAAttttgagagacagagagagggagggagagctagAGAAAGGCAGAGAGAGTGAATGACAGCAGCACAGGAGAGATAAAAGGAATAAGAGGTAGGGGGAAAGGGACAGATAGTGAGGAACAGGAGTGGGGAGGGTGAAATGGAGGGAGAGAAAAGGGGGCTTGAGAGACATGGGGAGAAAGCAAGGGAAGGCTGGAGAGATAGAGATAGCAGAGGGAAGGGGCAGAGGTCTACATACCTGATCAAGATGTTGTATAATTGCTTTGTAACCTTTGAGGAAATGGTCAAGTGCACGCCAGAAGTGGCCTACCCATCGTGTCCCATCTGCTCGTGTAGGCAATAGTGGCCTCATTTTCAAAGAAGCATAGCTGTTCTTAAGATTTGCACGGTTGAGTGCTGacttgtgataaaataaatataaccctagAAGTAGATCCTTTAACTTCTGATGACTCTCATTATTGGCTGCTGTGTCCCTGACACTGAGCTCCAAGCGGTGACTCATGCAGTGAATTGCAACAACATGCTTTCTCTGTCCTTTTAGCTTCTGCACAACTCCTCCATTTTTTCCCAGCATCACTGCTGCTCCATCAGTGCCTATTGCAACTAGTTTCTCCTTCCACGACTGGTCAAGGTGTTGTGTAACTGCTGCATTTACTGCCTGAGAAATGGTTTCAGCATCAGCCTTTTCAACTGACTGCAAAGCCACAAATCTTGTGTGTACCTTGCCTTCTATTGCAAATCTAGCATAAATAATTTCTTCCTCCACCACTGCACTATCAACTGAACCATCACACAAGACTGCAACAAACTTGGCAGCtgcatattttctttttgtatgttttctttcttcctgtgcaataaagtgtacaaatgacCGTGCTGATATGGCATTAAGATAGGTATCTCCCACATCCAGACCCTTCATTTTGTCAAGTCTGTAGAAACAAAATAGTCAAGAGATAAAAATTAGCATTTGGgatataaaaaagtaatataaaccAAGCACACAGTTATAGGGAAAa from Bombina bombina isolate aBomBom1 chromosome 2, aBomBom1.pri, whole genome shotgun sequence harbors:
- the LOC128646945 gene encoding zinc finger protein 862-like encodes the protein MKLEGIRSHELSSGHLWSVQCESNRKLKQTETPAGQAIATMTKAQTEKLKLLFRNAHLLAIKSRPFSDFPDLCKLDKMKGLDVGDTYLNAISARAVVEEEIIYARFAIEGKVHTRFVALQSVEKADAETISQAVNAAVTQHLDQSWKEKLVAIGTDGAAVMLGKNGGVVQKLKGQRKHVVAIHCMSHRLELSVRDTAANNESHQKLKDLLLGLYLFYHKSALNRANLKNSYASLKMRPLLPTRADGTRWVGHFWRALDHFLKGYKAIIQHLDQVQSPDAKGVRGEQQAKARCFYRAATSLSMVQYACFMYDVLLQLCNLSNTLQNRNASVADVHNSLEVTKKILIALKERPVPGSLLHSIQYDEEGTARFEGVELKGKNDAFKSSKKKFLEAIQSSFEDRFEDIEEGVLQATSVTSFKTWPDKENSEDFGNEDIVTLTSQFQPVLEAQGVSCREIVNEWTVLKTSLYNKNDWEKKLKTVTWPELNREFGDKCGHLLSLMDLILTLPVSTSECERGFSKMKMIKSDWRSSLITSTLSDLMIVNLHSAPVDQFDPSDAVRHWATAGPRKRNVTYKRSTNETSNLVIAEVAEVPIPFDHLENDEEQAEEFEVSRLNEVYDCELNFPEHSDSD